In Bosea sp. PAMC 26642, the DNA window GAGAAGAACCGCGTCTGGGCGATCCCCGGTCCGAAGGGTGGTAGCCGCGCGTTCTGCGACCGGATGAACAGCTGGGCTCAGGGCGAAGGCCAGCCGGGTCTCGGCTATCTGATGATCAAGGAAGACGGCGAAGGGCAGGGCCCGATCGCCAACAACATCGGCCCCGAGCGTGTCGCCGCGATCGTCGCCCAGATGGGGCTCAAGGCGGGCGATGCCTGCTTCTTCGCCGCCGGCAATCCCGACAAGTTCTACAAATTCGCCGGTGCGGCGCGCAACAAGGTCGGCTCCGAACTCGGTTTGATCGACGAGAACGCCTTCGCTTTCGCCTGGATCGTCGACTTCCCGATGTACGAGTACAACGAGGACGAGAAGCGGGTCGATTTCTCGCACAACCCGTTCTCGATGCCGCAGGGCGGGCTCGATTCGCTGAAGAACGACGATCCGCTCTCGATCAAGGCGTTCCAGTACGACATCGCCTGCAACGGCTACGAGCTTGCTTCCGGCGGCATCCGCAACCATCGCCCCGAGGCGATGGTGAAGGCCTTCGAGATCGCCGGCTATGGCGAGGAGACGGTGATCGAGCGTTTTGGCGGCATGTATCGCGCCTTCCAGTACGGCGCGCCGCCCCATGGCGGCATGGCGGCGGGCATCGATCGCATCATCATGCTGCTGGCCGGCGCGACGAACCTGCGCGAGGTCGCGCTGTTTCCGATGAACCAGCAGGCGGTCGATCTGCTGATGGGCGCCCCCTCCGAGGCGTCGCCGAAGCAGCTGCGCGAGGCGCATCTGCGCATCAGCGCTCCCGAAAAGAACGGCTGAGCCACGATGACCGTCCTGCTTCCGGCGCGGGCGCTCGCGCTCGCCTGTCTCGTCGCGCTACCGCTCGGCGCCTGCGTGTCCGTCCCCGTCAATTCGACGACGGGGCGGGCGACCGAACTCGCTACCCTGGTCTCGCGCTCGATCGCCTGCCGGGCCGGCAGCCCGCGCCGCGACACGCTCGACCGCTTCCTGACAGCGGAGGCGGAGCGCGGTGCGACGCCTGAGCAGATCGCCAGCGCCCGCTCGACCTACATCACCGTCTCCGAGGCGCAGACGATCAACCAGGGCATCAGGCCGGAGCGCTGCGACGCGGAGGAGCGGGCCGGGCTGAAGGACCGCATGACCCGCGTGCGCGCCGGCAGCTTCGAAGCGCTTTGACGTTGGCATGTTTCCGATCGGTCGTTTTTCTGTCGGGATGGCGCTGCTCGGCTTGAGCGCCTGCACGACCGTCGAGCCTGCGCCGGGCACGCCGGAATTCGCCGCCTCGCAGGTCTCGCGCGCCTATGACTGCGGGCTGCGCGTCGATCGCAGGAGCGTCATGGCGCGGCTGAACCGGGACGAACGCCCGCGCTTTCTCGCCGCGAACCAGGCCTACGCCGTTAAGGCCTACAAGGCGCCAAAGCGCTGCGACTCTTGGGAACGCTCGTCCGTCCTGCACGAGATCGGTGCCTTGACGCGGCGTTGAATTCCGCTTGCCTGCGAGGCCGCTTGCCCGCCACAAGGCTGCCATGTCGCCGCTCTCACCCGCCACCGTCACGGCCATCGTGGTCTCCTATGACAGCGCCCAAGTGCTGCCGGCCTGTCTCGCTGCCCTGGCGGCGGAAGGCGTCGCGGCGATCGTCGTCGACAATGCGAGCACCGATACGTCGCGCGAGATCGCCGGCGCTCATGGCGCGACCGTCATCGCTAATGCCAGGAACGAAGGCTATGGCCGTGGCAACAACCGGGGCATTGCGGCCTGCCGGACGCCGTTCGCACTCATCGTGAACCCCGATCTGGTCGTCGAAAGCGGCAGCGTCGCGGCCCTGCTGGCGGCGGCGGCACGCTATCCCGATGCCGGGCTTTTCGCCCCGCGCATCGTCGAGCCCTCGGGCCGGCTCTTCCTGCAGCCGCGCTCGCTGCTCTCGCCGCCCCATTTCAACAAGGCTGCCAGCGTGGTCGCGCCTGAGGGGGATGCCTGCCTGCCCTTTCTGTCGGGAGCCTGCCTGCTGGTCCGAACGGATGTTTTCGGCGCATTAGGCGGCTTCGATCCGCACATCTTCCTGTTCTACGAGGACGACGATCTCTGCCGCCGGATGCGCGAGGCCGGCCACGCACTGATTCATGTTCATGACGCGCAGGCGCGGCATGAACGCGGCAAATCAAGCCGACCATCGCTATCGCGCCGCTTCAACGCACGCTGGCATCTCGCCTGGTCGCTGGCCTATGTCTGCGCCAAATACGATCTGGCCGGGCCGTCGCCCGCGACGATGGTCAAAAATGCAGCAAAGGCCGTGGGTTACGGGCTGATCTTGAATCGGGCCAAGATGGCGGCCAATGCCGGTTCGGTCGCGGGCGCCATCGCCTGGCGTCGAGGAAAGACAGCGCTGGCCCGTCAGGGCCTCACAGATGCAGGTTCTCCATCGGCGTCGCGATGATGCATCGGTTCTTGCGCAGCAGAGGCAGGACAGGTCTCGATTCGAGCGGCGATGCTGCCCTCCGTCAGCCTGTCGTACCGCCGGGCAGATCGTCGACCTTGTCCGACGTGAGCACCGGGATCAGGCGGCGTATTTCGGTGTCCGGCAGATCCCACCAGCGCTTGGCGAGCAGTTCGGCGATGGCTTCCTCGCTCATGCGGTAGCGCACGATCCGAGCCGGATTTCCGGCGACGATCGCGAAAGGCGGCACGTCGCGTGTGACCACCGCTCGCGCTGCCACGACCGCACCATGGCCGATCGTGACGCCCGACAGGATCAGGCACTGCGAACCGAGCCAGACGTCATGGCCGATCGCGACGTCGCCGTTGGAGGCATGGCTGCCGTCGCGGCCGGCGGCCTCCGGCCAGATCCGGGGCAGGGCGGGAAATGGATAGGTCGTGATCCAGTCGAGCCGGTGGTTGCCGCCGAGCAGGATCTCGACTCCGTCGGCGATCGAACCATACCGCCCGATCGTCAGCCTCGCCCCAGACTCCGCGAACCGCACCTTCGGCCGACCATAGGTATGGGCGCCGACTGCGATCTGCCCCGGCCGCCTTGCGATCAGCTTCGCCAGATGCAGCCGCGTCTGGTTGTCGGGATTGATATGGCGGCGCAGAGTGCCCGAGAGCCAGCCGGGAAGCCCCGCCCACCATCGCACCAATGCGCTGGGCTGCCAGGCCATATCCTCCGGCGACAAGGCGCCGGGCGGGTCACTCGGCATTGGCCTTCAGGTCGATCTTGTCGAAGATCTCTGTCGGGTCGGTCAGCGTGATGACGTCGGCGAGGCCGAGCCCGCTTGCCGATTTGGCGCTGGCCGACACGGTCAACGTGCCGGGTTTGGCGGCAAAGCGCGACACCGCCGCCGTCAGCGTCTTGGCGGCATCGGACGGTCCCAGAATCGCGGCAAGTCCGAGATTCGCCATCATCGAGTATTCGCGCCGGAGATCCTCAGGCTTACGCTTGGCCTTGCGTGCCTCGTTTTCGACGATCTTCTCCAGAAGACCCAGATTCTGTAGCTTCGCCTCGACATTGCGCACCGTGGCGCCGAGCGCCGCGACCTGCGCCAGCGCGAGGTCGCTGGAGAAGAGGTCCTTGGT includes these proteins:
- a CDS encoding CatB-related O-acetyltransferase, which translates into the protein MPSDPPGALSPEDMAWQPSALVRWWAGLPGWLSGTLRRHINPDNQTRLHLAKLIARRPGQIAVGAHTYGRPKVRFAESGARLTIGRYGSIADGVEILLGGNHRLDWITTYPFPALPRIWPEAAGRDGSHASNGDVAIGHDVWLGSQCLILSGVTIGHGAVVAARAVVTRDVPPFAIVAGNPARIVRYRMSEEAIAELLAKRWWDLPDTEIRRLIPVLTSDKVDDLPGGTTG
- a CDS encoding glycosyltransferase family 2 protein gives rise to the protein MSPLSPATVTAIVVSYDSAQVLPACLAALAAEGVAAIVVDNASTDTSREIAGAHGATVIANARNEGYGRGNNRGIAACRTPFALIVNPDLVVESGSVAALLAAAARYPDAGLFAPRIVEPSGRLFLQPRSLLSPPHFNKAASVVAPEGDACLPFLSGACLLVRTDVFGALGGFDPHIFLFYEDDDLCRRMREAGHALIHVHDAQARHERGKSSRPSLSRRFNARWHLAWSLAYVCAKYDLAGPSPATMVKNAAKAVGYGLILNRAKMAANAGSVAGAIAWRRGKTALARQGLTDAGSPSASR